One genomic region from Burkholderia latens encodes:
- a CDS encoding RidA family protein: MADTIPVDLPQLAQPFSWATRAGGLMFTGHGPVDGSGAIAGDTMTEQARITLGNLAKAVAAAGATMDDVAQVLVYLSDVKAMPEFDAEYRRHFREPYPNRTCVGVQGFAHPEMRVELVAYVALPAARG, encoded by the coding sequence ATGGCAGATACGATCCCTGTCGACTTGCCCCAGCTCGCGCAGCCGTTCTCGTGGGCGACCCGCGCGGGCGGGCTGATGTTTACCGGCCACGGGCCGGTCGATGGGTCCGGCGCGATCGCCGGCGACACGATGACCGAGCAGGCGCGCATCACGCTCGGCAATCTCGCGAAGGCCGTCGCGGCGGCCGGCGCGACGATGGACGACGTCGCGCAGGTGCTCGTCTACCTGTCCGACGTGAAGGCGATGCCCGAATTCGACGCCGAATACCGGCGCCACTTCCGCGAACCGTACCCGAACCGCACGTGCGTGGGCGTGCAGGGCTTCGCGCATCCGGAGATGCGCGTCGAACTCGTCGCGTACGTCGCGCTGCCGGCGGCACGCGGCTAG
- the argA gene encoding amino-acid N-acetyltransferase: MNSQTDLPPAQTGAATPPAADDSAASHAQFVDWMRSVAPYIHKFRNSTFVVGFGGEVVQQGLLNALVSDIALLQAMGIQIVLVHGSRPQVEEQLSLHGVESEFSHGLRITDARALESAKEAAGEVRLDIEAAISQGLPNSPMAHAHISVVSGNFVTARPVGILDGVDFAHTGIVRKIDAESIRHSLASRKLVLLSPLGFSPTGEAFNLSMEDVASAAAIALRADKIIFLTEAPGIVDDEGVLIREMSLDAAAELLDSGNIQGDDAFFLKHSIRACRGGVTRAHLIPQSLDGSMLLELFLHDGVGTMISYENLESLREATPDDVGGILALIEPLESDGTLVRRGRHQIERDIDHFSVIEHDGVLFGCAALYPYQQEKIGEMACLTVAPEAQGSGDGERLLKRIEQRARARGLTHIFVLTTRTEHWFLKRGFVKVSVDDLPEDRRKLYNWQRKSLVLMKQL; this comes from the coding sequence ATGAATTCCCAAACCGACCTCCCACCCGCCCAGACCGGCGCCGCGACGCCGCCGGCCGCCGACGATTCGGCCGCCAGCCACGCGCAGTTCGTCGACTGGATGCGCTCCGTCGCGCCCTATATCCACAAGTTCCGCAACAGCACGTTCGTCGTGGGGTTCGGCGGCGAGGTGGTGCAGCAGGGGCTGTTGAACGCGCTCGTGTCCGACATCGCGCTGCTGCAGGCGATGGGCATCCAGATCGTGCTCGTGCACGGCTCGCGGCCGCAGGTCGAGGAGCAGCTGAGCCTGCACGGAGTCGAATCCGAGTTTTCGCACGGGCTGCGCATCACCGATGCGCGCGCGCTCGAATCCGCGAAGGAGGCGGCCGGCGAAGTGCGCCTCGACATCGAGGCCGCGATCAGCCAGGGGCTGCCGAATTCGCCGATGGCGCACGCGCACATCAGCGTCGTGTCCGGCAATTTCGTGACCGCACGGCCGGTGGGGATTCTCGACGGGGTCGATTTCGCACACACGGGCATCGTGCGCAAGATCGACGCCGAATCGATCCGCCACTCGCTCGCGAGCCGCAAGCTCGTGCTGCTGTCGCCGCTCGGCTTCTCGCCGACCGGCGAGGCGTTCAACCTGTCGATGGAAGACGTCGCGTCGGCCGCTGCGATCGCGCTGCGCGCCGACAAGATCATCTTCCTGACCGAAGCGCCCGGCATCGTGGACGACGAAGGCGTGCTGATTCGCGAAATGTCGCTCGACGCGGCCGCCGAACTGCTCGATTCGGGCAACATCCAGGGCGACGACGCGTTTTTCCTGAAGCATTCGATCCGCGCATGCCGCGGCGGCGTGACGCGCGCGCACCTGATTCCGCAGTCGCTCGACGGCAGCATGCTCCTCGAGCTGTTCCTGCACGACGGTGTCGGCACGATGATCTCGTACGAGAACCTCGAAAGCCTGCGCGAGGCGACGCCTGACGACGTCGGCGGCATCCTCGCGCTGATCGAGCCGCTCGAGTCGGACGGCACGCTGGTGCGGCGCGGCCGGCACCAGATCGAACGCGACATCGACCACTTCTCGGTGATCGAGCACGACGGCGTGCTGTTCGGCTGCGCGGCGCTGTATCCGTACCAGCAGGAAAAGATCGGCGAGATGGCGTGCCTGACGGTCGCGCCTGAAGCACAGGGCTCGGGCGACGGCGAGCGCCTGCTCAAGCGCATCGAGCAGCGCGCCCGCGCGCGCGGCCTCACGCACATCTTCGTGCTCACGACGCGCACCGAGCACTGGTTCCTCAAGCGCGGCTTCGTCAAGGTCAGCGTCGACGACCTGCCGGAAGACCGCCGCAAACTCTATAACTGGCAGCGCAAGTCGCTCGTGCTGATGAAACAGCTCTGA
- a CDS encoding amino acid permease yields the protein MQSEGQFQHITAREQGLRRTLSAPQMAMIAIGGAIGTGLFLGSGFAIGFAGPSVLVSYAIGAFISLLLMGCLAEMTVVHPTSGSFGAYAEHYVSPWAGFLVRYAYWACIVLAVGTEVTAIALYMKYWFPGVPGWLWIVSFSALLVFVNARSVDVFGAVEYGFSVVKIAAIVGFIVLGAYVVFGNPALVGDGAAGAGFHHYTEHGGFFPKGMWGMWVAVIVSIFSYLSIEMIAVAAGEAEDPERAVTRAFRSTIVRLVLFYLVTLALMLAIVPWTAAGRDESPFVKVMEAIRLPGAAGVINFVVLIAALSAMNSQIYITTRMMFSLSRAGYAPKALGEVNARGVPFGALMLSTLGIALATVLSVLYPGESFTIMMAVSMFGALFTWMMIFATHYCFRRRRAALGLPAPAFRMRGFPLLTLLGATLMLAVMVTTYFTAEFHMTLIFGIPFLIALSVVYAVWYRRAQPVLQPEAK from the coding sequence ATGCAATCAGAAGGGCAATTCCAGCACATCACGGCGCGCGAGCAGGGTCTGCGCCGCACGCTTTCCGCACCGCAGATGGCGATGATCGCGATCGGCGGCGCGATCGGCACGGGTCTGTTTCTCGGCAGCGGCTTCGCGATCGGCTTCGCCGGTCCGAGCGTGCTCGTCAGCTACGCGATCGGCGCGTTCATCTCGCTGCTGCTGATGGGCTGTCTCGCCGAGATGACGGTCGTGCACCCGACCTCCGGGTCGTTCGGTGCGTACGCCGAACATTACGTGAGCCCGTGGGCTGGGTTCCTCGTGCGCTATGCGTACTGGGCGTGCATCGTGCTCGCGGTCGGCACCGAAGTCACCGCGATCGCGCTGTACATGAAGTACTGGTTCCCGGGCGTGCCGGGCTGGCTGTGGATCGTCAGCTTCTCGGCGCTGCTCGTGTTCGTCAACGCGCGCAGCGTCGACGTGTTCGGCGCGGTCGAATACGGCTTCTCGGTCGTGAAGATCGCGGCGATCGTCGGCTTCATCGTGCTGGGCGCGTACGTCGTGTTCGGCAATCCGGCGCTGGTCGGCGACGGCGCGGCCGGCGCGGGCTTCCACCATTACACCGAGCACGGGGGGTTCTTCCCGAAGGGGATGTGGGGGATGTGGGTCGCGGTGATCGTGTCGATCTTCAGCTACCTGAGCATCGAGATGATCGCCGTCGCCGCGGGCGAGGCGGAAGATCCCGAGCGCGCGGTCACGCGCGCGTTCCGCTCGACGATCGTGCGGCTCGTGCTGTTCTATCTCGTCACGCTTGCGCTGATGCTCGCGATCGTGCCGTGGACGGCAGCGGGGCGCGACGAGAGCCCGTTCGTGAAGGTGATGGAGGCGATCCGCCTGCCGGGCGCGGCCGGCGTGATCAATTTCGTCGTGCTGATCGCCGCGCTGTCCGCGATGAACAGCCAGATCTACATCACGACGCGGATGATGTTCAGCCTGTCGCGCGCGGGCTACGCGCCCAAGGCGCTCGGCGAAGTGAACGCGCGCGGCGTGCCGTTCGGCGCGCTGATGCTGTCGACGCTCGGCATCGCGCTCGCGACGGTCCTGAGCGTACTGTATCCGGGCGAGTCGTTCACGATCATGATGGCGGTGTCGATGTTCGGCGCGCTGTTCACGTGGATGATGATCTTCGCGACGCATTACTGCTTTCGGCGGCGGCGCGCGGCGCTCGGCCTGCCGGCACCCGCGTTCCGCATGCGCGGCTTTCCGCTGCTGACGCTGCTCGGCGCAACGCTGATGCTGGCAGTGATGGTGACGACCTACTTCACGGCCGAGTTCCACATGACGCTGATCTTCGGCATTCCGTTCCTGATAGCGCTGTCCGTCGTGTATGCGGTGTGGTATCGGCGCGCGCAACCGGTGCTGCAGCCGGAAGCGAAGTAG
- a CDS encoding LysR family transcriptional regulator, whose protein sequence is MELRQLRYFVAVAEELHFGRAAKRLFISQPALSFDIRKFEDALGVQLFSRTNKTVALTNAGAVLLGEARRLLLQAAEAERLTVRSASGLAGRLRIGFVHSMLYRGLPDAVRRFEADYPGVEIVLSEMNTQAQVLAIQRGQIDLGYAHWGHCPPEVESAPVYAEPFVCCLPAAHPLAQRRQVALAALAAEPFILFPRDAAPHYHDLIIAQCVNAGFSPLIRHEARLWQTILSMIEFGMGIALVPRVLQQVKSDRLAFRPLKDASLESRTLELKRSGTAEPVALRFADYVRTSIDALPALVG, encoded by the coding sequence ATGGAACTGAGGCAGTTGCGCTACTTCGTGGCGGTCGCCGAGGAGCTGCATTTCGGGCGCGCGGCGAAGCGCCTGTTTATCTCGCAGCCGGCGCTGAGCTTCGACATCCGCAAGTTCGAGGATGCGCTCGGCGTGCAGCTTTTTTCCCGCACCAACAAGACGGTCGCGCTGACCAACGCGGGCGCGGTGCTGCTCGGCGAAGCGCGCCGGCTGCTGCTGCAGGCGGCCGAGGCGGAGCGGCTCACCGTACGCTCGGCGTCCGGTCTAGCGGGACGGCTGCGGATCGGCTTCGTCCATTCGATGCTGTATCGCGGGCTGCCCGACGCGGTGAGACGCTTCGAGGCCGACTATCCGGGCGTCGAGATCGTGCTGAGCGAGATGAACACGCAGGCGCAGGTGCTGGCGATCCAGCGCGGCCAGATCGATCTCGGCTACGCGCACTGGGGCCACTGCCCGCCCGAAGTCGAATCGGCGCCCGTCTACGCGGAACCGTTCGTCTGCTGCCTGCCGGCCGCGCATCCGCTCGCACAGCGCCGGCAGGTCGCACTCGCCGCGCTGGCCGCGGAACCGTTCATCCTGTTTCCGCGCGACGCGGCGCCGCACTATCACGACCTGATCATCGCGCAATGCGTGAACGCGGGATTCAGCCCGCTGATCCGTCACGAGGCGCGGCTCTGGCAGACGATCCTGTCGATGATCGAATTCGGGATGGGCATCGCGCTCGTGCCGCGCGTGCTGCAGCAGGTGAAGAGCGACCGGCTCGCGTTCCGGCCGCTGAAGGATGCGTCGCTGGAATCGCGCACGCTGGAGCTGAAGCGCAGCGGCACCGCCGAACCGGTCGCACTGCGCTTCGCGGACTACGTGCGCACGTCGATCGACGCGCTGCCCGCGCTTGTGGGCTGA
- a CDS encoding acyl-CoA dehydrogenase family protein, producing the protein MNDTARTPDTGAANNIPDSRGINFFTADPDLGALLKLHLGATRYAELEPQLHALGARVSGELDAWASRADKHPPVLEHRNRRGEAVQRIDKDPAYVALERVAYSELGLAALSHQPGAVAPLVKYALTFLFVQAEFGLCCPVSMTDSLTRTLRRFGDPALVEHYLPRLASRDFDTLFQGAMFMTEQAAGSDVGRIATRAVREADARGGAVWRLYGDKWFCSNADADLAMVLARPDGAPDGIKGLALFLLPKTLPDGTRNRYRIVRLKDKLGSRSMASGEIALEGAQAWLIGEIGRGFHQMADMINMSRLSNGVRAAGLMRRALNESLHVAAHRAAFGRKLIEMPLMQRQLMKMLLPAEAARAMFMHIALLLPQADAGDEHAARCVRILTPLIKFRACRDARRVTGDAMEVRGGTGYIEEWSDARLVRDAHLGSIWEGTSNIVALDVARAAQREQALDALRTFLADRLGAAPLPDASRAALRRILARACDALARVAAEGDDARVRQAASALYYASAAVLMACEGAQLAPDYRRLALAHLVVRHKLLPVDPLAPASRDDEAAAFDALLRGTPVPLDMALDLLPEVER; encoded by the coding sequence ATGAACGACACCGCTCGCACGCCGGACACCGGTGCGGCCAACAACATCCCCGATAGCCGGGGCATCAACTTCTTCACGGCCGATCCCGATCTCGGCGCGTTGCTGAAACTGCATCTCGGCGCGACCCGCTACGCGGAACTCGAGCCGCAGCTGCACGCGCTCGGCGCGCGCGTGTCGGGCGAACTCGACGCGTGGGCGTCGCGCGCGGACAAGCATCCGCCCGTGCTCGAGCATCGCAACCGGCGCGGCGAAGCCGTGCAGCGGATCGACAAGGATCCCGCGTATGTCGCGCTCGAACGGGTCGCTTACTCGGAGCTAGGGCTCGCGGCGCTGAGCCATCAGCCCGGGGCGGTGGCGCCGCTCGTCAAATACGCGCTGACGTTCCTGTTCGTGCAGGCGGAATTCGGGTTGTGCTGCCCGGTCAGCATGACCGATTCGCTGACGCGCACGCTGCGTCGTTTCGGCGATCCGGCGCTCGTCGAACACTATCTGCCGAGGCTCGCGTCGCGCGATTTCGACACGCTGTTCCAGGGCGCGATGTTCATGACCGAGCAGGCGGCCGGCTCGGACGTCGGCCGCATCGCGACGCGTGCGGTGCGCGAAGCCGACGCGCGGGGCGGCGCGGTGTGGCGCCTGTACGGCGACAAGTGGTTCTGCTCGAACGCGGACGCCGACCTGGCGATGGTGCTCGCGCGGCCCGACGGCGCGCCGGACGGCATCAAGGGACTCGCGCTGTTCCTGTTGCCGAAGACGCTGCCGGACGGCACGCGTAATCGCTACCGGATCGTGCGGCTGAAGGACAAGCTCGGCAGCCGTTCGATGGCGAGCGGCGAGATCGCGCTCGAAGGCGCGCAGGCCTGGCTGATCGGCGAGATCGGCCGCGGCTTTCACCAGATGGCCGACATGATCAACATGTCGCGGCTGTCGAACGGCGTGCGCGCGGCGGGCCTGATGCGGCGCGCGCTGAACGAGTCGCTGCACGTGGCCGCGCATCGCGCCGCGTTCGGCCGCAAGCTGATCGAGATGCCGCTGATGCAGCGTCAGTTGATGAAGATGCTGCTGCCCGCCGAGGCCGCGCGCGCGATGTTCATGCACATCGCGCTGCTGCTGCCGCAAGCGGACGCGGGCGACGAGCACGCCGCGCGCTGCGTGCGCATCCTGACACCGCTGATCAAGTTCCGCGCGTGCCGCGATGCGCGCCGCGTGACGGGCGACGCGATGGAGGTGCGCGGCGGCACAGGCTACATCGAGGAATGGAGCGATGCGCGCCTCGTGCGCGACGCGCATCTCGGCTCGATCTGGGAAGGCACCAGCAACATCGTCGCGCTCGACGTCGCGCGCGCCGCGCAGCGCGAGCAGGCGCTCGACGCGCTGCGCACGTTCCTCGCCGACCGGCTCGGCGCGGCACCGCTGCCGGATGCGAGTCGCGCGGCGCTGCGGCGCATTCTCGCGCGTGCGTGCGATGCGCTCGCGCGGGTCGCGGCGGAAGGCGATGACGCGCGCGTGCGACAGGCCGCGTCGGCGCTTTACTACGCGAGCGCGGCCGTGCTGATGGCGTGCGAGGGCGCACAGCTCGCACCGGATTACCGGCGCCTCGCGCTCGCGCACCTGGTCGTGCGTCACAAGCTTCTGCCGGTCGACCCGCTCGCACCGGCGTCGCGCGACGACGAAGCGGCGGCGTTCGACGCGCTGCTGCGCGGCACACCGGTACCGCTCGACATGGCGCTCGACCTGCTCCCGGAGGTCGAGCGATGA
- a CDS encoding porin produces MAGLLAASGVMAQSSVTLYGIVDQSIRYTTHANASDDASVQMTNGAITNSRWGLKGSEALGGGLQAIFRLESGFEPQTGQLDGALFGRYAYVGLASDWGTVKLGRQATEAFNLFGDLDPLTVGNYTANMWPYFLTQGRASNVVSYDGTFGGLNVGASYGFGGVAGSLGANAYWGTHASYTLGGLMVGATYQQVRDLTSRAQQAWGAGARYAFGATTLYAGYLGGIDRTGMLDRQLLNAPGRDVTYGSFGDNPRRDAIFYAGASLKVTPAVSVTGVAYYDDIRNVNGIAGNGGKRYTGVLEAEYALSKATQVYATVDYNRVTGGAFTEMPGRGNQTGIAAGLRHLF; encoded by the coding sequence ATGGCGGGCCTGCTCGCCGCCAGCGGCGTGATGGCGCAAAGCAGCGTGACGCTGTACGGCATCGTCGACCAGAGCATTCGCTACACGACGCATGCGAACGCATCGGACGACGCCAGTGTGCAGATGACCAACGGCGCGATCACCAACAGCCGCTGGGGCTTGAAGGGCAGCGAAGCGCTCGGCGGCGGGCTGCAAGCGATCTTCCGGCTGGAGAGCGGCTTCGAGCCGCAGACCGGGCAGCTCGACGGCGCGCTGTTCGGCCGCTACGCGTACGTGGGTCTCGCGAGCGACTGGGGCACCGTGAAGCTCGGCCGGCAGGCGACCGAGGCGTTCAACCTGTTCGGCGATCTCGATCCGCTGACGGTCGGCAACTACACGGCCAACATGTGGCCGTACTTTCTCACGCAGGGCCGCGCGAGCAACGTGGTCAGCTACGACGGCACGTTCGGCGGACTGAACGTCGGCGCGAGCTACGGTTTCGGCGGTGTCGCGGGCAGCCTCGGCGCGAATGCGTACTGGGGCACGCACGCGTCGTACACGCTCGGCGGGCTGATGGTCGGCGCGACCTACCAGCAGGTGCGCGACCTGACGAGCCGCGCGCAGCAGGCATGGGGCGCGGGTGCGCGCTACGCGTTCGGCGCGACGACGCTGTACGCCGGCTATCTGGGCGGGATCGACCGCACTGGCATGCTCGACCGACAGCTGCTGAATGCGCCGGGCCGCGACGTAACCTACGGTTCGTTCGGCGACAATCCGCGCCGCGACGCGATCTTCTATGCCGGCGCGAGCCTGAAGGTCACCCCGGCAGTCTCGGTGACGGGCGTTGCGTATTACGACGACATCCGCAACGTGAACGGCATCGCGGGCAACGGCGGGAAGCGCTATACGGGCGTGCTCGAGGCCGAGTACGCTCTGTCGAAGGCCACGCAGGTCTACGCGACGGTCGACTACAACCGGGTGACAGGCGGCGCGTTCACCGAAATGCCCGGACGCGGCAATCAGACGGGTATCGCGGCCGGCTTGCGCCACCTGTTCTGA
- a CDS encoding CaiB/BaiF CoA transferase family protein produces the protein MNALRGALDGLKVVDLSRVLGGPYCTQALADHGATVIKIEPPDGDETRGWGPPFLGDTAWYFMGVNRNKEGLALDLSRDEGRAILWRLLEDADVLVENFKPGTLARWGMDYARDLRLRFPRLIHCAVTGFGEDGPLGGLPGYDAVIQAMAGLMSVNGERDGDAMRIGLPIVDMVTGLNALAGILLALAERERSGQGQSIDIALYDCGVSLLHPHLPNFFGSGRVPERSGNAHPNIAPYDSYRTATAPIFLAVGNDRQFARLVAHLGAPALAGDPRFADNRSRCAHRPELKAELEARLAAHPCEPLARDLMAAGVPCGPVRTVADVARDPHALHRELFVEIGAYRGTASPVKLSRTPATYRSPPPVLGRDTRAVLDRLGVDPALQQRLLDAGVLKVAPDPTLCRDKPLDARQ, from the coding sequence ATGAACGCGCTGCGCGGCGCGCTCGACGGGCTCAAGGTCGTCGACCTGAGCCGCGTGCTCGGCGGTCCGTACTGCACGCAGGCGCTCGCGGATCACGGCGCGACCGTGATCAAGATCGAGCCGCCGGACGGCGACGAGACGCGCGGCTGGGGGCCGCCGTTCCTCGGCGACACCGCGTGGTATTTCATGGGCGTGAACCGCAACAAGGAGGGGCTCGCGCTCGATCTGTCCCGCGACGAAGGGCGCGCGATCCTGTGGCGCCTGCTGGAGGACGCCGACGTGCTCGTCGAGAATTTCAAGCCCGGCACGCTCGCGCGCTGGGGCATGGACTATGCGCGCGACCTGCGGCTTCGGTTCCCGCGCCTGATCCACTGCGCGGTGACGGGCTTCGGCGAGGACGGCCCGCTCGGCGGGTTGCCCGGCTACGATGCGGTGATTCAGGCGATGGCCGGGCTGATGAGCGTGAACGGCGAGCGCGATGGCGACGCGATGCGCATCGGGTTGCCGATCGTCGACATGGTCACCGGGCTCAACGCGCTTGCCGGCATTCTGCTCGCGCTCGCGGAGCGCGAAAGAAGCGGGCAGGGGCAGTCGATCGACATCGCGCTGTACGACTGCGGCGTGTCGCTGCTGCATCCTCACCTGCCGAACTTCTTCGGCTCGGGGCGCGTGCCCGAACGCAGCGGCAATGCGCATCCGAACATCGCGCCGTACGACAGCTATCGTACGGCGACGGCGCCGATCTTCCTCGCGGTCGGCAACGACCGGCAGTTCGCGCGCCTCGTCGCGCATCTTGGCGCGCCGGCGCTCGCGGGCGATCCGCGCTTCGCCGACAACCGCAGCCGCTGCGCGCACCGGCCCGAACTGAAGGCCGAGCTCGAGGCACGGCTCGCCGCCCATCCGTGCGAGCCGCTGGCGCGCGACCTGATGGCGGCGGGCGTGCCGTGCGGGCCGGTGCGCACGGTCGCCGACGTCGCGCGCGACCCGCATGCGCTGCACCGCGAATTGTTCGTCGAGATCGGCGCATATCGCGGCACGGCGTCGCCGGTGAAGCTGTCGCGCACGCCGGCGACCTATCGTTCGCCGCCGCCCGTGCTCGGCCGCGACACGCGCGCGGTGCTCGACCGCCTCGGCGTCGATCCCGCGCTCCAGCAACGATTGCTCGACGCCGGCGTGCTGAAGGTCGCGCCGGACCCGACGCTTTGCAGGGACAAGCCGCTCGACGCAAGGCAATGA
- a CDS encoding MFS transporter, whose protein sequence is MSRPQSPSAAQPRPGRAAVAAFVGTTIEWYDFYIYGTAAALVFGKVFFSSTMDPGVATLLAFVTFWAGFAARPLGGIVFGHLGDRVGRKTALVITLVMMGLATTGIGLLPGYASIGVWAPAGLVVLRVLQGIAVGGEWGGAVLIASENAPKHRSILYAAFAQQGSPTGNLLATAAFFALSTLPTPSFLMWGWRIPFLLSAVLVIIGMVIRLRLEESIDMQRVLARKRTVKLPLRDVVRDHWPVVLLAAGTLPVINVTYFRSTFALSWATKELGYAQGTFLGILSLSLVVQFLMQPVGAWFVSKVDMRRAMCWILIPEIVLMPVMFHALATRSYWIAVAGMCISTIPSAMFYGAVGGVLARVFPANIRYTGLSLAYQLSALVVGGGTPVLAQAILNATGSIVGVAIASGLYALVSLACMLALLNRTGYRADELSTAERSDAAEWGAEGASAESPTGETAQAGDRAALKPAG, encoded by the coding sequence ATGAGCCGTCCGCAATCCCCGTCCGCCGCGCAGCCGCGGCCTGGCCGTGCCGCCGTCGCGGCATTCGTCGGCACCACGATCGAGTGGTACGACTTCTACATCTACGGCACCGCCGCCGCGCTCGTGTTCGGCAAGGTGTTCTTTTCGAGCACGATGGATCCGGGCGTCGCGACGCTGCTCGCATTCGTCACGTTCTGGGCGGGCTTTGCCGCGCGGCCGCTCGGCGGAATCGTGTTCGGGCATCTCGGCGATCGCGTCGGCCGAAAGACCGCGCTCGTGATCACGCTGGTGATGATGGGGCTGGCCACGACGGGCATCGGCCTGCTGCCCGGCTATGCGTCGATCGGTGTGTGGGCGCCGGCGGGCCTTGTCGTGCTGCGCGTGTTGCAGGGCATCGCGGTCGGCGGCGAGTGGGGCGGCGCGGTGCTGATCGCGAGCGAGAACGCGCCGAAGCATCGCAGCATCCTCTATGCGGCGTTCGCGCAGCAGGGTTCGCCCACCGGCAACCTGCTCGCCACCGCCGCCTTTTTCGCGCTGAGCACGCTGCCGACGCCGTCGTTCCTGATGTGGGGCTGGCGCATTCCGTTCCTGCTGTCGGCGGTGCTCGTGATCATCGGGATGGTGATCCGGCTGCGGCTCGAGGAATCGATCGACATGCAGCGCGTGCTCGCGCGCAAGCGCACGGTGAAGCTGCCGCTGCGCGACGTCGTGCGCGACCACTGGCCCGTCGTGCTGCTCGCGGCCGGCACGTTGCCGGTGATCAACGTCACGTATTTCCGTAGCACCTTCGCGCTGTCGTGGGCGACGAAGGAACTCGGCTACGCGCAGGGCACGTTTCTCGGCATCCTGTCGCTCTCGCTCGTCGTGCAGTTCCTGATGCAGCCGGTCGGCGCGTGGTTCGTGTCGAAAGTCGACATGCGGCGCGCGATGTGCTGGATCCTGATTCCCGAGATCGTGCTGATGCCGGTGATGTTCCATGCGCTCGCGACGCGTTCGTACTGGATCGCCGTCGCCGGGATGTGCATCTCGACGATCCCGTCGGCGATGTTCTACGGCGCGGTCGGCGGCGTGCTCGCGCGCGTGTTTCCTGCCAACATCCGCTACACGGGCCTGTCGCTCGCGTATCAGTTGAGCGCGCTCGTCGTCGGCGGCGGCACGCCGGTGCTCGCGCAGGCGATCCTGAACGCGACCGGCAGCATCGTCGGCGTCGCGATCGCGTCGGGGCTGTACGCGCTCGTGTCGCTCGCATGCATGCTCGCGCTGCTGAATCGCACCGGCTACCGCGCGGACGAGTTGTCGACGGCCGAGCGCAGCGATGCGGCCGAATGGGGTGCCGAAGGCGCGAGCGCTGAAAGTCCGACCGGCGAGACCGCGCAGGCGGGCGACCGCGCTGCGTTGAAGCCGGCTGGTTGA
- a CDS encoding oxidative damage protection protein, translating into MARMIQCAKLGKEAEGLDFPPLPGELGKRIYESVSKEAWQGWLKQQTMLINENRLNMADPRARQYLMKQTEKYFFGDGADQASGYVPPTEG; encoded by the coding sequence ATGGCTCGAATGATCCAATGCGCGAAGCTCGGCAAGGAAGCCGAAGGCCTCGATTTCCCGCCGCTGCCGGGCGAACTCGGCAAGCGCATCTACGAAAGCGTATCGAAGGAAGCGTGGCAAGGCTGGCTCAAGCAGCAGACGATGCTGATCAACGAGAACCGCCTGAACATGGCCGACCCGCGCGCACGCCAGTATCTGATGAAGCAGACCGAGAAGTACTTCTTCGGCGACGGCGCGGATCAGGCGTCCGGTTACGTGCCGCCGACGGAAGGCTGA